A stretch of Gossypium hirsutum isolate 1008001.06 chromosome A06, Gossypium_hirsutum_v2.1, whole genome shotgun sequence DNA encodes these proteins:
- the LOC107940302 gene encoding BRI1 kinase inhibitor 1 — protein sequence MDNSHHQQHQQNTKESSSSTTDNQQQQPSTAAAAAAAAVSSSSSSSPSHEFSFAISLNNNTMINTDKAKTPPSSSSSSSIAIDLTPADDIFFHGHLLPLHLLSHLSTISPRSSTDSFTTTLPVPTSKSDSNIKSTNHGGNNKTESTRSKKSKSFSLFSFNKRQQKRVVEDDHKEKNNKRKIRFDVSAVLKRYLKMVKPVLFFKGKKRDNELYHVHRQVYSFSGNLSTLRNRKSGDHQCSSAPVSMRTSPTNSGLLVPTASDSTMEELQAAIQAAIAHCKNSIRGEDKLQC from the coding sequence aTGGATAATTCCCATCACCAACAGCACCAGCAAAACACCAAAGAAAGCTCATCATCAACAACAGATAACCAGCAACAACAACCATCAACGGCAGCagcggcggcggcggcggcggtATCATCATCATCGTCTTCATCTCCATCACATGAATTCTCTTTCGCTATATCTTTGAACAACAACACGATGATTAATACAGATAAAGCCAAAACCCcaccatcttcttcttcatcatcatcaatcGCCATTGATTTAACACCTGCTGATGATATATTCTTCCATGGACATTTACTCCCTCTTCATCTCCTTTCTCACCTTTCTACAATCTCTCCACGTTCATCCACAGACAGCTTCACCACCACCCTTCCTGTGCCTACTAGCAAAAGTGACAGCAATATCAAGAGTACCAACCATGGCGGTAATAACAAAACTGAATCAACAAGGTCAAAAAAATCCAAGTCTTTCTCTTTGTTCAGTTTCAACAAACGGCAGCAGAAAAGGGTTGTTGAAGATGATCACAAAGAGAAAAACAATAAGAGAAAGATTAGATTTGATGTAAGTGCTGTGTTGAAAAGGTATTTAAAGATGGTTAAGCCAGTGTTGTTCTTTAAAGGTAAGAAAAGAGATAATGAGCTTTATCATGTCCATAGGCAAGTTTATTCATTTTCTGGGAATTTAAGTACTTTAAGGAATAGAAAAAGTGGGGATCATCAATGTTCATCAGCTCCTGTTTCAATGAGGACCTCACCTACCAATAGTGGTCTTCTTGTTCCAACAGCAAGTGATAGTACTATGGAAGAGTTGCAGGCTGCAATTCAAGCTGCTATTGCTCATTGTAAGAATTCAATTAGGGGGGAAGATAAACTTCAATGCTAG
- the LOC121230271 gene encoding uncharacterized protein, whose protein sequence is MARESRPKALGFGQCSYKRITLIVCFVNIVIALFVLRSLYSSLYIYSNKDNVVKYTPDQIRKMEESDKIRRASEPIELVKLIKRIKHEFSSDESLAELPRAVKHKITDEILQRLRSLRPNASISDQQEAVETWRKEKLKEAKTLALGGEGLNSTLLQEEAGMLVKALQSNWAALSEEIGLWIPTEVINQEHDDKPEGVEDTEEEDQILAGRPLPPQCHAELHTDYGGAAVRWGLTHHKESAADCCQACLDQAKNAKPGEKKCNIWVYCPSENGCYSPDIYQHKHMECWLKFSEKPRLNFKNRYSEQYRDRHPKAPVMVPWVSGIISE, encoded by the exons ATGGCTAGAGAAAGTAGACCCAAAGCTTTGGGTTTCGGGCAGTGCTCGTATAAAAGGATAACACTGATTGTTTGCTTCGTTAACATTGTTATTGCTCTCTTTGTTCTTCGTTCTCTTTATTCTTCGCTctacatttattcaaataaagATAATg ttGTAAAGTATACACCAGATCAGATTAGGAAAATGGAAGAATCAGATAAGATTCGAAGAGCTAGTGAACCTATAGAGCTTGTTAAATTG ATTAAGCGAATAAAGCATGAATTTTCGAGTGATGAATCGTTGGCCGAATTGCCACGGGCGGTTAAGCATAAGATAACTGATGAAATCTTACAGAGATTGAGAAGTTTGAGACCAAATGCCAGTATCAGTGACCAGCAAG AAGCGGTTGAAACCTGGCGCAAGGAGAAACTAAAAGAAGCCAAAACGTTGGCCCTCGGAGGAGAGGGGTTGAATTCAACTCTTTTGCAAGAGGAAGCAG GGATGTTAGTAAAAGCCTTGCAGTCCAATTGGGCTGCACTATCGGAAGAAATCGGCCTCTGGATACCCACTGAAGTCATTAATCAAGAACATGATGATAAGCCTGAGGGTGTGGAAGATACAG AAGAGGAGGACCAAATTTTAGCTGGGAGGCCGCTTCCACCACAATGCCATGCTGAACTTCACACAGATTATGGTGGTGCAGCCGTTAGATGGGGTCTTACCCACCACAAAGAAAGTGCAGCCGATTGCTGCCAAGCTTGTTTAGATCAAGCGAAAAATGCAAAGCCAGGTGAAAAGAAATGCAACATATGGGTTTATTGTCCGTCGGAGAACGGTTGCTATTCCCCAGATATATATCAACACAAACACATGGAATGCTGGCTGAAATTC TCAGAGAAGCCAAGACTGAACTTTAAAAACCGATACTCTGAACAATATCGAGACAGACACCCAAAAGCACCTGTTATGGTTCCTTGGGTATCAGGTATTATTAGTGAATGA
- the LOC121230272 gene encoding probable protein phosphatase 2C 12, whose product MSTRGEHQTVPLSVLLKRELASEKIEDPEIVHGLASHSKKGEDFTLLKTECQRALGDGFTTFSVFGLFDGHNGSAAAIYTKENLLNNVLSAIPADLNRDEWVAALPRALVAGFVKTDKDFQQRAKTSGTTVTFLILEGWVVTVASVGDSRCIFESAEGGIYHLSADHRLECNEEERHRITASGGEVGRLNAGGGAEIGPLRCWPGGLCLSRSIGDMDVGEFIVPVPYVKQVKLSTAGGRMIISSDGVWDALTAEEALDCCRGMPPDAAAAQIVKEAVKPKGLRDDTTCIVVDILPQEKPAALPPPKKPVKGMLKAMFRKKNSGSSSQDKDYMEPDVVEELFEEGSAWLSERLDTKYPLCNMFKLFMCAVCQLEMKPGEGISIHVGTSNPVKLRPWDGPFLCSSCNEKKEAMEGKRPSGNRHGSDSD is encoded by the exons ATGTCTACGAGAGGTGAGCATCAAACGGTACCGCTGTCGGTTTTATTGAAACGAGAATTAGCTAGCGAAAAGATTGAAGACCCGGAGATTGTACACGGGCTAGCAAGTCACAGCAAGAAAGGTGAAGATTTTACGTTGCTTAAAACAGAATGCCAAAGAGCGCTAGGAGATGGTTTCACCACATTCTCGGTTTTTGGG CTCTTTGACGGACACAATGGATCTGCAGCTGCTATTTACACGAAAGAGAATCTTCTTAACAATGTTTTAAGTGCCATTCCGGCAGATCTTAATAGAGATGAATGGGTTGCTGCCCTTCCGAGAGCTTTGGTTGCAGGTTTTGTTAAAACAGATAAAGATTTTCAACAGAGAG CAAAAACGTCAGGAACTACTGTAACCTTTTTGATATTAGAAGGATGGGTTGTAACAGTGGCATCTGTTGGTGATTCCCGCTGTATATTTGAATCAGCTGAAGGTGGAATATATCACTTGTCCGCTGATCATAGGCTTGAATGCAATGAAGAGGA GAGGCATCGAATCACTGCAAGTGGGGGTGAGGTTGGTCGGTTAAATGCTGGTGGTGGTGCAGAG ATTGGTCCTTTGAGATGTTGGCCTGGGGGCTTGTGTCTTTCACGATCCATTGGTGATATGGACGTTGGGGAGTTCATTGTTCCTGTTCCATACGTAAAGCAAGTAAAG TTGTCTACGGCTGGTGGTAGGATGATTATCTCTAGTGATGGTGTTTGGGATGCTTTAACAGCTGAAGAAGCTCTTGATTGTTGTCGTGGAATGCCTCCAGATGCAGCAGCTGCCCAGATTGTGAAA GAAGCTGTAAAGCCAAAGGGTCTTCGAGATGATACAACCTGCATTGTTGTTGATATCTTACCACAAGAGAAGCCAGCTGCTCTGCCACCACCAAAGAAGCCTGTCAAAGGTATGTTAAAAGCCATGTTTCGCAAGAAGAATTCTGGATCATCTTCTCAAGATAAAGATTACATGGAACCGGATGTGGTGGAGGAATTATTTGAGGAGGGATCTGCTTGGCTTTCGGaaag GTTGGACACTAAATATCCACTATGCAACATGTTTAAGCTGTTCATGTGTGCAGTCTGTCAATTGGAGATGAAGCCCGGAGAGGGCATTTCTATTCATGTTGGCACATCTAATCCGGTAAAGTTACGTCCATGGGACGGTCCATTCCTTTGCTCTAGTTGCAATGAGAAGAAAGAAGCCATGGAAGGAAAAAGACCATCAGGAA ATAGACATGGTAGTGATAGTGACTAG
- the LOC107940313 gene encoding uncharacterized protein isoform X1 — protein MGSGEGNPHFSVFDGVKTFPLTPEALMADINTAITNLEYARATAFLDSPSSSLSRNKSLDSSEYDARLADEAYKAGCAALASGKLDEAFHSLNVSLSKCPPEKASAVAKLQSLICLTSQQLNKSPVSD, from the coding sequence ATGGGTTCTGGGGAAGGGAACCCTCATTTCAGTGTTTTTGATGGAGTGAAGACTTTCCCATTAACACCCGAAGCTCTCATGGCCGATATCAACACCGCTATCACTAATCTCGAATACGCACGTGCCACGGCTTTCCTCGATTCCCCGTCTTCGTCATTGTCGAGAAACAAAAGCCTTGATTCATCCGAGTATGATGCTCGGCTGGCTGATGAGGCTTATAAAGCCGGTTGTGCCGCATTAGCTTCTGGTAAGCTCGATGAAGCTTTTCATTCATTGAATGTTTCACTCTCTAAATGTCCGCCCGAGAAAGCCTCTGCTGTTGCTAAGCTTCAGTCTCTTATATGTCTTACTTCTCAACAACTCAACAAATCTCCTGTTTCGGACTAG